A stretch of the Neodiprion lecontei isolate iyNeoLeco1 chromosome 4, iyNeoLeco1.1, whole genome shotgun sequence genome encodes the following:
- the LOC107218727 gene encoding rho GTPase-activating protein 100F isoform X3, translating into MQWRKYVRIKYGGRVGVGGPVGQGQQGQQEQRQVRVVQLQREGGRGFNYVFHQPCQPPEAQRSCSAAAMLCCGRRKEGRGEVTDISASPGRQVPVNQLRPKEPPPMVIQGDFRKVSGISTEIFKQIETVENDLDASTAAALEAVDRRGEMVVRVIEPRQLGRQASEAAKKFMGMQDSKHPVHLVEIIKRPGQTLGLYIREGNGIDRNDGVFISRIALESAVYNSGCLKVGDEILAVNLVSVSHMGIDDVVIIMSIPRRLILATRHGPHQPVSHSRQNEHKAPPVVVIKRELNEDESDHATSNHIRDSSRRRGDGREMLPSRSRLGLTGLGSSQDLGSSNGDLYYNSRPESHWSYQPPPPPVITHQPKPSTTQHFQPYERGYPKTLESLAEKVHSFYTGPVMPSNSGRRMSTGGGMQSVAGRLSGQNQTGHYGFSQHTTSGRIMPRSGSDQHLPRVDYTSITTPARHTLLRSSLKSGSSTLRYNSRYSTQNDTGSSSQRQGQFGTLTRRHRPSLDYASDTEATCSSSPRSAYYHYRHNLNNPSQSSAVSHLATLSRSQIGQSSSGLRSNSLPRSGRTLPQQPGVRTGLSTVTSGLIDQEDSDGALSAPELPSIKRDRGRIPSSPSVFTSDEYRAWLSRTPSTSALYEQIRATTNRPPRYTYSAENIHAAANQAEYGGYGSYRPMSSTLDRLSTRSASAQQVNLANLRASTAISSSCHRTSSNPRPASVASNTRSSLSNTKTALTNSASQRASSVRRIRNLLDLESTRNIPNPTPTRTQDQRLLDINPAEFLKYKIEKPPTVGTPSSTSSLLSSLGEGSAGGDLASGVSGLLWVHLLAGRGLRSTTSSSAATTPSTPSGQPSLGSCGLRDLYCVLECDRVHKARTVVRTGDLMFDWDETFELDLVGNRQLDLLVYSWDPQHRHKLCYKGSVHLATLLKESPLHQLALKVEPRGTLYLRLRYTDAHQTFKRRGLPVLSLATRVAPLFGVDLDTVVSRESKTGGVPGGVSTALAMSGTQNVPIIVWRCVEEVERRGLDIIGLYRLCGSATKKRILREAFERNARSVDLSPDNVPDINVITGVLKDYLRELPEPLFTKCLYQMMVDALAVCLPDDPQGNAKLMFSILDCLPKVNRCTLIYLLDHLAMVVSQCNKMSPASLAVCFGPVLMLHSEDNAPPLDFQQPIAVLKYLLEIWPVKSVRKISSAASTLTRAMPQVGHSNQSGQSAQGTLGRTGLPWQQQPSHHHPPPSTTPVTLSTSTRPPPPIKPRQVIVSSPGSPSSEESASPEPVNKGLGGLGFASSETTEQITPTSSVDTEEGNPAHPEEGERGVEGDAEASDDDVSKMR; encoded by the exons ATGCAGTGGCGAAAATACGTACGAATCAAGTACGGTGGTCGAGTTGGTGTCGGTGGTCCGGTTGGTCAAGGACAGCAAGGGCAGCAAGAGCAGCGACAGGTGCGCGTGGTCCAGCTGCAGCGGGAAGGAGGCCGAGGATTCAACTACGTCTTTCATCAGCCTTGTCAACCCCCGGAAGCTCAGCGCAGCTGCAGCGCTGCAGCCATGCTGTGCTGTGGCCGCAGAAAG GAGGGGCGGGGGGAGGTAACAGACATAAGTGCAAGTCCTGGACGGCAAGTCCCCGTCAACCAACTGCGTCCAAAGGAACCACCACCTATGGTGATTCAAGGAGATTTCAGAAAG GTCAGTGGGATAAGTACGGAGATATTCAAGCAGATCGAAACTGTGGAGAACGATCTCGATGCATCAACTGCTGCTGCGCTAGAGGCTGTGGATCGGCGCGGAGAAATGGTCGTTCGTGTCATAGAGCCACGCCAATTGGGTAGGCAGGCTTCGGAGGCTGCCAAAAAGTTTATGGGAATGCAG GATTCAAAACATCCGGTGCATTTAGTAGAAATTATTAAAAGGCCTGGACAAACTTTGGGTCTTTATATACGGGAAGGCAATGGAATAGACAGAAACGATGGTGTTTTCATATCAAGAATTGCGCTGGAGTCTGCTGTTTACAACAGTGGATGTTTAAAA GTGGGTGACGAGATTTTGGCAGTCAACTTGGTCAGTGTCTCGCACATGGGTATCGACGACGTAGTAATTATAATGTCAATACCTCGGAGATTAATCTTAGCGACGAGGCACGGACCTCATCAGCCAGTATCACATAGCCGTCAAAATGAGCACAAAGCCCCTCCTGTTGTTGTTATAAAACGAGAGCTCAATGAAGATGAGAGTGATCATGCCACAAGCAATCATATTAG GGATAGCAGTCGTCGACGAGGTGATGGAAGAGAAATGTTGCCATCTCGATCCAGGCTCGGCCTAACAGGTCTCGGTTCCAGTCAGGATTTAGGATCTAGTAACGGAGATCTCTATTATAACTCTAGGCCCGAGAGTCATTGGTCATATCAACCTCCTCCGCCACCTGTTATCACTCATCAACCAAAGCCATCAACTACGCAGCATTTCCAACCATACGAACGTGGTTATCCAAAAACTCTGGAAAGTCTGGCAGAAAAA GTACACTCATTCTACACTGGACCTGTGATGCCATCGAATAGTGGACGCCGTATGTCAACGGGTGGCGGAATGCAATCAGTTGCCGGCAGATTGTCAGGGCAAAATCAAACTGGTCATTACGGATTTTCACAACATACTACTAGTGGCAGAATCATGCCTCGCAGCGGATCCGATCAACATTTGCCTCGTGTTGATTACACAAGCATAACTACACCTGCTCGTCATACCTTACTGAGATCTAGTCTGAAATCTG GGTCTTCGACACTTCGTTACAACTCACGCTACAGTACCCAAAATGATACTGGATCATCTTCGCAAAGGCAGGGACAATTCGGCACCTTGACCAGAAGACATAGACCTTCTCTGGATTACGCTTCTGATACAGAAGCGACATGCTCTAGTTCACCTAGGTCGGCATATTATCACTACAGGCACAATTTAAATAACCCTTCACAGAGCAGTGCTGTATCTCACTTAGCTACACTCTCCAGATCTCAGATCGGGCAAAGTTCCtcag GGTTACGGTCTAATTCTTTACCAAGAAGTGGCAGAACATTACCGCAACAGCCAGGCGTTCGAACTGGACTTAGTACCGTTACATCTGGTCTTATAGACCAAGAAGATAGCGATGGTGCTTTGTCAGCTCCTGAACTGCCTTCTATTAAACGTGATCGAG GGAGAATACCATCATCTCCGAGTGTATTTACGTCAGATGAGTACAGAGCATGGTTGAGCCGTACTCCAAGCACTAGTGCACTTTATGAGCAGATCAGGGCTACCACCAATAGACCTCCACGTTACACATACAGTGCTGAAAATATCCATGCTGCTGCTAATCAG GCTGAATATGGTGGCTATGGCTCTTATCGGCCAATGTCCAGCACATTGGATCGGCTATCGACAAGGTCTGCGTCTGCTCAACAAGTAAATCTGGCAAATTTGCGAGCTTCGACGGCTATCAGTTCATCCTGTCATCGAACATCATCAAACCCACGGCCAGCATCTGTAGCTTCCAATACTCGATCATCTTTGTCTAATACAAAGACTGCTTTAACTAACTCAGCAAGTCAAAGAGCCAGTTCTGTTAGGAGAATTAGGAATTTGTTAGATCTAGAGTCTACGAGAAATATACCAAATCCTACTCCAACTAGAACTCAAGATCAAAGACTGCTAGATATAAACCCTGCAG AGTTCCTCAAGTATAAAATAGAAAAGCCACCAACAGTAGGAACCCCTAGTTCCACCAGCTCTTTATTGAGTTCCCTTGGAGAGGGAAGTGCTGGAGGGGATCTAGCAAGTGGTGTCAGTGGACTACTTTGGGTCCACTTGTTAGCAGGCCGTGGTCTACGATCTACCACTTCATCCTCGGCAGCTACTACCCCATCAACACCATCCGGACAACCCAGCCTTG GTAGTTGCGGTTTGAGAGATCTGTACTGTGTATTGGAGTGTGATCGTGTTCACAAAGCTCGCACTGTTGTGCGTACGGGGGATCTGATGTTTGACTGGGATGAAACATTTGAGTTGGATTTGGTTGGCAATCGCCAATTGGACTTACTGGTTTATTCGTGGGATCCTCAGCATAGacacaaattatgttacaagGGATCAGTACATTTAGCAACTCTGTTGAAAGAATCTCCACTTCATCAATTGGCACTGAAGGTCGAGCCACGTGGTACTCTTTATTTACGCCTTCGATACACTGATGCTCACCAAACTTTTAAGCGGCGGGGACTTCCAGTTCTATCTCTTGCAACAAGAGTAGCTCCACTATTTGGAGTTGATTTAGATACCGTG GTGAGCCGGGAAAGCAAAACCGGAGGTGTTCCCGGTGGAGTCTCGACAGCTTTGGCAATGTCAGGTACCCAGAATGTTCCTATTATCGTATGGCGCTGTGTTGAAGAAGTCGAAAGGCGGGGACTTGATATAATTG GCCTATATCGATTATGTGGATCTGcaacaaagaaaagaatacTGCGTGAGGCATTTGAGCGCAATGCAAGATCCGTTGACCTTTCACCGGATAATGTCCCTGACATCAATGTTATAACAG GAGTTTTGAAAGACTATCTGAGGGAACTGCCAGAACCATTGTTTACAAAGTGCCTCTATCAAATGATGGTTGATGCACTTGCTGTTTGCCTACCCGACGATCCACAGGGTAATGCTAAACTTATGTTCAGCATACTAGATTGTTTACCAAAAGTCAATAGG TGTACGCTGATATATTTATTGGATCACTTGGCAATGGTTGTATCGCAATGTAACAAGATGTCTCCAGCAAGTTTGGCAGTTTGTTTCGGTCCAGTATTGATGCTTCATTCGGAAGATAATGCACCCCCCTTGGACTTCCAACAACCAATTGCAGTTCTTAAGTATCTCCTTGAAATATGGCCTGTGAAGTCAG TTCGGAAGATTTCTTCAGCCGCTTCAACGCTAACTCGAGCTATGCCGCAAGTCGGTCACAGCAATCAGTCGGGTCAGTCGGCACAGGGCACATTGGGTCGCACCGGGCTGCCTTGGCAGCAGCAACCCTCACATCATCATCCGCCCCCCAGTACAACACCCGTAACGCTTTCAACCTCCACTCGACCTCCACCTCCAATCAAGCCGCGACAG GTGATAGTCTCATCCCCCGGTTCGCCTAGCAGCGAAGAATCAGCTTCTCCGGAACCAGTTAACAAAGGACTTGGCGGGTTGGGCTTCGCTAGTAGTGAAACGACTGAACAAATAACGCCCACTAGTAGCGTGGATACAGAGGAAGGAAATCCTGCACACCCAGAGGAAGGAGAGCGTGGTGTAGAAGGTGATGCGGAAGCGAGTGACGACGATGTATCAAAAATGCGTTAA